The DNA sequence ggagGGGACTGCATGTCACGGTGTCAGTCTCTGAGATGGGGAaggggtggtaggggttagaggagGGGACTGCATGTCACGGTGTCAGTCTCTGAGATGgtggaggggtggtaggggttagaggagGGGACTGCATGTCACGGTGTCAGTCTCTGAGattggggaggggtggtaggggttagaggagGGGACTGCATGTCACGGGGTCAGTCTCtgagatgggggaggggtggtaggggttagaggagGGGACTGCATGTCACGGTGTCAGTCTCtgagatgggggaggggtgggggggttagaGGAGGGGACTGCATGTCACGGGGTCAGTCTCtgagatgggggaggggtgggggggttagaGGGGGGGACTGCATGTCACGGGGTCAGTCTCtgagatgggggaggggtggtaggggttagaggagGGGACTGCATGTCACGGTGTCAGTCTCtgagatgggggaggggtgggggggttagaGGAGGGGACTGCATGTCACGGTGTCAGTCTCtgagatgggggaggggtggtaggggttagaggagGGGACTGCATGTCACGGGGTCAGTCTCtgagatgggggaggggtggtaggggttagaAGAGGGGACTGCATGTCACGGTGTCAGTCTCtgagatgggggaggggtggtaggggttagaggagGAGACTGCATGTCACGGGGTCAGTCTCTGAGATGGGGAaggggtggtaggggttagaggagGGGACTGCATGTCACGGTGTCAGTCTCtgagatgggggaggggtgggggggttagaGGAGGGGACTGCATGTCATGGGGTCAGTCTCtgagatgggggaggggtgggggggttagaGGAGGGGACTGCATGTCATGGGGTCAGTCTCtgagatgggggaggggtggggtggttagagggggggactGCATGTCACGGTGTCAGTCTCTGAGATGGGAAAGAGGGGTAGGAGTCGGCGGGTTAGAGGGGGGCTGCATGTCACGGTGTCAGTCTCTGAgatgggaaagagggggaggagttgGCGGGTTAGAGGGGGGCTGCATGTcgctgtccctcctctccttcagctgcCTCCTCATGCGGTGTATCCGGGGACAAGGACTGACACCTCCCTCAACCGTCTGGTTCCGGTCACTTAGCGTGTCCGACGACTCGTCGATGTAGGCCAAGTTCTCCCCGAAGAAATCTAGCATCTTACAGCCTGGCGGGGTGGGCAAAGGGGGCATGGGGAGCGGCATGGGGAGCGGCATGGTGGAGTTGGGTGACTTGGGGAGTTGCCGGAGAGGCACAGGGAACCGGACGTCCTCCCTGAAATATACCAGCCTGGATCCTCCATGGCGTCCCCTCTGTTCAGTACAGAGAGACCCACTGGGGTCAAAACTAGCAAAAGGCATCCTCCGCCCTGGCATACACATGTCAGAGGTGTGAGAGTCAGAGGAGGAGACaactgatctggagtcagactcTGGAGACTCGGACACAGAGCCCGACTCCCATGGCATCATCATTATCGCAACAGGATCAGGGTCATAGTCTAACTCCATCACGGAGCGCGCCGAAGGCATCGACAGTGACCTCGCAACCGTCCGGCCCTCTGACCTCGCATTGACCCTGCAATCTGCCCTCAAACCTACCCCTAGCCCCCTCCCTGGTCCTAACCTCACCCCTTCAGTCCTAACCTCACCCCCTCCTAACCTCACGACCTCCAGACGGGTCATGGAGCGTGTGACCCACCTATTGGGCAGATGTCCGTTCTCCTCTATGGCGCCCTGCCTGCCGCGGTGCCCCAGCGCCCCCCTGCGGACCCGTTGCCGGGTGCTGCGTCTCCAGCGGCGCCGCTGCAGCAGGAAGGGGTCATTGAGTTCCAGAGGGTTGGGGATCCGGAAGTCCATGGACATGTTCTGGATGTTCTGTGTCCAGTCTGTAGCATGGGCCCTCAACTCCtccatctgagagagagaaaggggagggagagggaaagagtcagagaaagaaagagagaggtgtccCAGAGacccagagaaagacagagagacagagtataaATAAATATTGACAGTACAAATCCAAATTGCCTTTCAGTAAAATCTTTGTCCAGATCTTGTCATATGGACCCTTTCACCAGCCCTTCCAATCACTTGGTTTGTGTCCCACTCACTACCACTCACCTCAGCACGTGTTTTCTTGGACAGCACCCGCAGCCAGTTGCCGATCATGGTGAGTATGGAAGCAAAGTAAGCCAGGCCAAACACTATCCAGAGCCACACCAGGGGCTTAAACAGATCTCCGTCCCGCCGGTTAGCACCTACGCACAAGGACATTGACGCATTGGAATCGCATGGACTCGAAAGAGCAcaagcatgcacatacacacaaacaaaaggGCTTAGACAGGTCCATATCCCTATGAAATATCAAGTGTATCTTTCACAGTGTGTATACTGATAgaaatgtgtagtgtgtgtactctCCAGAGTCTGTACTGTCCAAAGTGTGTACAGTGTCTTTCATGTAACAAGTGTTCACTTCGTACCTGCTACATAGTCTCCGAAGCCGACCGTGGTCAGGGTGATGACCACAAAGTAGAGCGCCTCCAGAAAGGACCAGTCCTCCACTTCCTTAAACACCAGCGTTGGCACGGCGAGGAAGATCAGACAGCCAATCAGGATGGACAGAACAGCAGACATGACCCGCACATAAGTAGGACTGACCCGCCGCTtctgagagaggggcagagagagaaggggacacaAAATAAGAAGGGAATGACTGAAGAATTaaaagatggagagatgagggaaaAAGGATGGAGAGGGTAAGATCTTCCTCAAGATAATCAAATAATGTGCCTTTTCTTTGATGAACAGAAACaatcattttttgttttttttagtaCTGCAAAGTTACATTGGGAAGTATCTAATGACTGACTGAATGTTTAAGCCGGCTTCTGTTCTACTTGTATGTAACATGTTTCAAGTGCTAGAGACTCCAAGACGGCCTCTTCTGTTTACAGCACAGTGACATCACTTAAGCAGCCCCTGAGACAGGCGAGAACAATGAGATGACATCCTGTAAATGAAGCAGCCACTGAGAGAAGACAGTCTAACCAGGAAGAGTGTCTCCATCTTCCACACGGCCTTCCTCAGCCCCGTCCCCATGTGGTCCCCGACACCAGCTAGCAGGAAACCAAACATAGGGATCCCTACCAGGGCATAACACACGCAGAACAGCTGGCCCCATTTGGTCCTGGGAGACAGGTTGCCAAACCCTGCGGACAGAGGGAGACCATATATATTCACCTATATGTTAATCTATATCATTTAAAAATTATTCAATTCACCAGCATGTCTACTGAGGTTCATTGTATTTTCTGAGATTGGATCATTCATTTTCTGTCAAATTCAAAATACACATCTGGCTGACTAAGTTATTACCAAATGGTTTGCAGGAGGGAAAAATGAACAAAGACTCAccgatggtggtgatgatggtaccACAGAAGAAGAAGGCGCTGGCCAGGTCCCACCTGCTAGTGAAGTTGGTGGAGCTGTGTTTGACATCCAGGCCCGCCTCCACCGCCTTCACCACACTCTgacagtacagagacagaacagacagactaGGGCTACATCTGGGGTCTGTGTTCTTTTTAGGATTTTAGGttttagtaaaaaaataaatataaaattacCAGGAATTCAGctaaaaatgtgtttaatttaggaaatctgtttcgaagtatacagtgccttgcgaaagtattcggcccccttgaactttgcgaccttttgccacatttcaggcttcaaacataaagatataaaactgtatttttttgtgaagaatcaacaacaagtgggacacaatcatgaagtggaacgacatttattggatatttcaaacttttttaacaaatcaaaaactgaaaaattgggcgtgcaaaattattcagcccctttactttcagtgcaacaaactctctccagaagttcagtgaggatctctgaatgatccaatgttgacctaaatgactaatgatgataaatacaatccacctgtgtgtaatcaagtctccgtataaatgcacctgcactgtgatagtctcagaggtccgttaaaagcgcagagagcaacatgaagaacaaggaacacaccaggcaggtccgagatactgttgtgaagaagtttaaagccggatttggaaacaaaaagatttcccaagctttaaacatcccaaggagcactgtgcaagcgataatattgaaatggaaggagtatcagaccactgcaaatctaccaagacctggccgtccctctacactttcagctcatacaaggagaagactgatcagagatgcagccaagaggcccatgatcactctggatgaactgcagagatctacagctgaggtgggagactctgtccataggacaacaatcagtagtatattgcacaaatctggcctttatggaagagtggcaagaagaaagccatttcttaaagatataaaaagtgttgtttaaagtttgccacaagccacctgggagacacaccaaacatgtggaagaaggtgctctggtcagatgaaaccaaaattgaactttttggcaacaatgcaaaacgttatgtttggcgtaaaagcaacacagctcatcaccctgaacacaccatccccactgtcaaacatggtggtggcagcatcatggtttgggcctgcttttcttcagcagggacagggaagatggttaaaattgatgggaagacggatggagtcaaatacaggaccattctggaagaaaacctgatggagtctgcaaaagacctgagactgggacggagatttgtcttccaacaagacaatgatccaaaacataaagcaaaatctacaatggaatggttcaaaaataaacatatccaggtgttagaatggccaagtcaaagtccagacctgaatccaatcgagaatctgtggaaagaactgaaaactgctgttcacaaatgctctccatccaacctcactgagctcgagctgttttgcaaggaggaatgggaaaaaatgtcagtctctcgatgtgcaaaactgatagagacataccccaagcgacatacagctgtaatcgcagcaaaaggtggcgctacaaagtattaacttaagggggctgaataattttgcacgccccatttttcagtttttgatttgttaaaaaagattgaaatatccaataaatgtcgttccacttcatgattgtgtcccacttgttgttgattcttcacaaaaaaatacagttttatatctttatgtttgaagcctgaaatgtggcaaaaggtcgcaaagttcaagggggccgaatactttcgcaaggcactgtatataatacattttaaaaggacGTGATCATGTCTCAATGTCATTTTCATTTCAAAGCCCTTTTGGTGCCTAGTTGTGATTCATTTATAAATGATtctaattatgttccggccccccgaccatccACACTGACAAAAATCATCCCATGGCTGAATGTAGTTGCCTACCCCTGGGCTACACCTTCTCAGTGGGGGTTCTACACGGGACTTTGTTTTGGCGAGGTTCTTCTCAGATGTGTTTTaactcgtctgtctgtctgtgtatgctTTCACTCTCTGAAGTTATTCCTGCCAAGgtgtatattatgtgtgtttatgtctgcatgcTCTGGTGTGAGCGTGTCTATCTCTCTGCTCAAATGTGTGTGCTCTGGTGTGCGTGTCTATCTCTCTGCTCAAATGTGTGTGCTCTGGTGTGCGTGTCTATCTCTCTGCTCaaatgtgtgtgttctggtgtgtgtgtctatttctcTGCTCAAATGTGTGTGCTCTGGTGTGAGCGTGTCTATCTCTCTGCTCAAATGTGTGTGctctatggtgtgtgtgtctatttctcTGCTCAAATGTGTGtgctctggtgtgtgtgtctatttctcTGCTCAAATGTGTgtgctctggtgtgtgtgtgtgtctatttctcTGCTCAAATGTGTGtgctctggtgtgtgtgtaccatgaTGAGATCGCTGAGGTTCTGTGCGGTGACACAGGAGTGGTTTTGGAGGAAGTCACGTGTGGTACGGAGCAGCTTCTCGTGCTCCTTGCTCTCCTGGGGGCTTTCCAGGGTCCGGAACACCAGCGCCCCTATCACCAGGTATAGCATGACCCCTGCCAGCAGGGCCAGCAGGGTGGGGCACCGCATCGCCCCGAGCACACCCCCCCACCACAGGAGTCAGGTTTCGCCAGGGTCTGTTCTACGGCCTCTTCCACGATACACACGGTGGCACAgctgcatgcgcacacacacacacacacaccatttttagtttggttttactatccttgtgggaaaCAGAAGTCCTCTGTTTCCCACAAGGGAAAAAAAGGCcattttaggtttaggggttaggtttacaactagggttaagattagggttacatttatagttaggggttagggaaaataggattttgagtgtgtgtgttcaatgatgatgatgatgatctctTTCTGGAAATATAAGATCAGGAACAACTTGATAATGGGGATTATTTGAGGAGCTATATCAAggaaaaaacaacacagagcagGGTGGTTCTCTGGTCATTTCCAGAACATGAAAGTGTGAGACAAGATATGAAGTTTATCTCCTATAGGgctaaatccatttgaattcaatacatttttgacATCGTCCCTTCTGATTGAAACAACACTCTCCAGACATGTCTGCCCGtggaagaagtggtcagaaagtgactttttggacctgaatggcAGAACATTCAGGAGATAAATGGTGCTCAAAGTTAACCCGTTTTGCAGAACCCGGCACACCGTGAGACATACATATCTTCCTCACtggaaaaaatacatttaaacacttacaaacagggttgtcaaactactTGATAAACTTTTTTAAAGAAATTAAATAAAAATTCAATTTAACCTTCAACATCAATTACCTAAAAATGCCTAAACTATGATTTTTTTTcatattagcatgttttaacttAGACCCTACTTTACATTAtctgaggtttttgtgttgtgcccACCATTGGTTGAGACACAGCATGCTCCTGgatacagggtgggtgtcatttcTATCATAGAAATCTAATTAATAGAATGGACCTAACGATTCAGACCACTGTAAATTAACTGGAACACCATTGAAATGTTTACTTCTAATTAATACCACAAAGATGGCCGCCGGTCCACCTGTGTTGAATGTCAAATTAAATGGTCATGTCCATTCCATTGTCTAGATTTCTATAATTTCAATACGTTTCCTATGGAGGATTGACAGTATAATTTAAAACAAaagatattcccattcaagtcaacattctctaCCATCTTTGTGGTAGCATTTGAAAGTTGACATTTCAATTTAATTGCCATTTAAGTACAATTAACAGCCAAAACATGACAAcaaccctgtattcaagagcatgttttGTCTCAACCGATGGCGGGCACAACACAAAAACGTCTGATGATGTAAAATAGGGTCTATGGGTGTTTTCACACGTGGTACCTTTCAGACATTCTTTGTGAATTCAGTGCGGTTCGCTTCATTTTTTTTTGCAGTGTGAACACTCCAAAAG is a window from the Oncorhynchus clarkii lewisi isolate Uvic-CL-2024 chromosome 14, UVic_Ocla_1.0, whole genome shotgun sequence genome containing:
- the LOC139365857 gene encoding potassium channel subfamily K member 2, with the translated sequence MRCPTLLALLAGVMLYLVIGALVFRTLESPQESKEHEKLLRTTRDFLQNHSCVTAQNLSDLIMSVVKAVEAGLDVKHSSTNFTSRWDLASAFFFCGTIITTIGFGNLSPRTKWGQLFCVCYALVGIPMFGFLLAGVGDHMGTGLRKAVWKMETLFLKRRVSPTYVRVMSAVLSILIGCLIFLAVPTLVFKEVEDWSFLEALYFVVITLTTVGFGDYVAGANRRDGDLFKPLVWLWIVFGLAYFASILTMIGNWLRVLSKKTRAEMEELRAHATDWTQNIQNMSMDFRIPNPLELNDPFLLQRRRWRRSTRQRVRRGALGHRGRQGAIEENGHLPNRWVTRSMTRLEVVRLGGGEVRTEGVRLGPGRGLGVGLRADCRVNARSEGRTVARSLSMPSARSVMELDYDPDPVAIMMMPWESGSVSESPESDSRSVVSSSDSHTSDMCMPGRRMPFASFDPSGSLCTEQRGRHGGSRLVYFREDVRFPVPLRQLPKSPNSTMPLPMPLPMPPLPTPPGCKMLDFFGENLAYIDESSDTLSDRNQTVEGGVSPCPRIHRMRRQLKERRDSDMQPPSNPPTPPPLSHLRD